A window from Candidatus Atribacteria bacterium ADurb.Bin276 encodes these proteins:
- a CDS encoding exodeoxyribonuclease VII small subunit yields MNKKNQLSYKQALEELEKIVDEIENGEIDVDLLAEKVKRATFLSQICKSKLKKTQEELDKLLSEIEKEDIKQEETESEPSL; encoded by the coding sequence ATGAACAAAAAAAATCAATTAAGCTATAAACAAGCTCTTGAAGAACTAGAAAAAATTGTCGATGAAATTGAAAATGGGGAAATTGATGTTGATCTTTTAGCCGAAAAGGTTAAACGTGCAACATTTTTAAGCCAAATTTGTAAGAGTAAATTGAAAAAGACTCAAGAAGAGCTTGATAAGTTGTTAAGTGAAATTGAAAAAGAGGATATCAAGCAAGAAGAAACCGAGTCTGAACCCTCCTTGTAA
- the xseA gene encoding Exodeoxyribonuclease 7 large subunit, with amino-acid sequence MSDRMLASQFISLYDLCVLIREVVGDNFPEYIWVVAEIASIKENQNGHCYLELVDKNEEKVIAQARATIWAYNYRSLAHKFEKATGETLKRGMKILFSAQVQYHEVYGLSLNIRDIDPTYSTGEMARKKRETVERLLREGLLELNKSLLLPLVPQRIAIISSPTAAGYGDFMTHLQENSYGYRFSLSLFQALMQGEEASFSIIAALQKIKKQIDLFDLVVIIRGGGSQIDLSCFDDYELSAGIARFPLPVVTGIGHERDDTVVDMVAHTKKKTPTAVAEFIISGVRLFETQIEDLQNSIIRYSDRLLENSRYSLQENLNTLNHVLKNILSYSFSKHQLLVIRFCLASRKNFSDHQNRLSLVLQKVNAVFWQKFQEAKNKYFLLEQSIYHFNPVNLMKRGFSVARINGNLLTSIKQAKSGQTITTQLLDGLILSKVEDES; translated from the coding sequence ATGTCTGATCGAATGCTTGCTTCACAATTTATCAGTTTATATGATTTATGCGTTCTCATCCGGGAAGTTGTCGGGGATAATTTTCCTGAATATATCTGGGTTGTAGCAGAAATCGCCAGTATTAAAGAAAATCAAAACGGTCATTGTTATTTAGAATTAGTCGATAAAAATGAGGAAAAAGTCATCGCTCAAGCCAGAGCCACTATCTGGGCTTATAATTACCGATCTCTCGCCCATAAATTTGAAAAAGCCACTGGAGAAACCCTTAAAAGAGGTATGAAAATCCTCTTTAGTGCTCAGGTTCAATATCATGAAGTATATGGATTAAGTCTTAACATCAGAGATATTGACCCTACCTATTCCACCGGAGAGATGGCCCGAAAAAAAAGAGAAACTGTGGAACGTCTTTTACGAGAAGGCCTTTTAGAATTGAACAAATCTCTTCTCCTTCCTTTGGTTCCTCAGCGTATTGCTATCATATCTTCCCCGACAGCTGCCGGCTACGGTGATTTCATGACACACCTCCAGGAAAATTCTTATGGATATCGGTTCTCTCTCAGCTTATTCCAAGCCTTAATGCAGGGGGAAGAGGCATCATTCTCTATTATTGCTGCCCTTCAAAAAATCAAAAAACAAATTGATTTATTCGATTTAGTGGTAATTATTCGGGGTGGTGGTTCACAAATTGATCTGAGTTGTTTTGATGATTATGAGCTCTCTGCGGGAATTGCTCGCTTTCCCTTACCTGTTGTGACTGGCATTGGACATGAACGTGATGACACCGTCGTAGACATGGTAGCTCATACCAAGAAAAAGACTCCAACTGCTGTTGCTGAGTTTATAATCTCTGGAGTTCGTCTTTTTGAAACTCAGATTGAAGACTTACAAAATAGTATAATCCGATACTCTGATCGATTATTGGAAAATTCCCGCTATTCGCTCCAAGAAAATCTCAACACTTTGAACCACGTTTTGAAAAATATTTTGTCATATTCTTTTTCAAAACATCAACTTTTAGTAATTCGTTTTTGTTTAGCCAGTCGTAAAAATTTTTCTGACCATCAAAATCGCTTGTCTTTGGTCTTACAAAAAGTAAATGCAGTTTTTTGGCAAAAATTCCAAGAGGCCAAGAACAAATATTTTCTCCTCGAACAGTCTATTTATCATTTTAATCCTGTAAATCTCATGAAAAGAGGGTTCAGTGTTGCCCGGATTAATGGAAACCTTCTTACCAGCATCAAACAAGCAAAATCAGGCCAAACTATCACAACACAACTTCTCGATGGATTAATATTGAGTAAGGTGGAGGATGAATCATGA